From the Micromonospora echinofusca genome, the window CGCGCCGACTGCCGAGGCGGAAGGCGACGGGCCGCCGGGCGCGTCGGGTGCGCCCGGCGCCGCCGAGGTACGCCGCGCGGCCCTGGTGTCGAAGCTGCTGCTCAACGTCTTCGCCACCGGCCACGGGCCGGTCGACGCCGGCCAACTGGCCCGGTGGCAGTCCGACGCCGGCTGGTTCGAGCAGGCGCTCGGGCTGGAACCGGGCGGGCTGCGCCGGCAGGGCGGCGGCGACGGCCTGGGCGGGGTGCTGGCCGGCCTCGAGGGTGACCTGGTCCGCCGCATGCACCTGCGGGAGGTGCTCGCCGATCCGGTGCTGGCGAGCCGGCTGACGCCGAGCATGTCGCTGATCGAGCAGCTGCTGCGGGACAAGGCCAACCTCTCCGGGGTGGCCCTGGCCAACGCCAAGGCACTCATCCGGCGCTTCGTCGACGAGGTCGCCGAGGTGCTGCGTACGCAGGTCGCCCAGACCAGCGTCGGCGTCGTCGACCGGTCCGTGCCGCCCAAGCGGGTCTACCGCAACCTCGACCTGGACCGCACGATCTGGCAGAACCTGACCAACTGGAGCCCGGAGGACGAGCGCCTCTACGTCGACCGCCTCTACTACCGGCAGACCGCCCGCCGGGTCACCCCGGCCCGGCTCATCGTGGTGGTCGACCAGTCGGGCTCCATGGTCGACTCGATGGTCAACTGCACCATCCTCGCGTCGATCTTCGCCGGCCTGCCCAAGGTGGACGTGCACCTGATCGCGTACGACACGCGGGCGCTGGACCTCACGCCGTGGGTGCACGACCCGTTCGAGGTGCTGCTGCGTACGAAGCTGGGCGGCGGCAACGACGGGCCGGTCGCCATGGCGCTGGCCCGCCCGAAGATCGTCGAGCCGCGGAACACGGTCATGGTGTGGATCTCGGACTTCTACGAGTTCGACCGCTCCCAGCCGCTGTTCGACGGCATCGAGGCGGTGCACCGCTCCGGGGTGCGCTTCATCCCGGTCGGCTCGGTCAACAGCTCGGGCCAGCAGAGCGTCAATCCCTGGTTCCGGCAGCGCTTCAAGGACCTGGGCACGCCGGTGATCTCCGGCCACATCCGCAAACTCGTCTTCGAGCTCAAGAGCTTCCTCACCTAGGAGAACAACCCCTCATGTCCGAGATGTTGCGTGCCCCCGCCGAGGTCAAGTACGCCGAGGAACTCGACTTCCTGGAGTCGGTCGACACCGACCCGAAGCCGTTCTCGTGGCGGCTGAGCCCACGGATGGTCCGACTGTTCGTCCTCGGCTCGGAACGGGCCGACGGGCTCGACCGGGAGATCCCGCAGAAGTGGTTCGGCGACCGCACGTTCGTCGAACGCAGCATCGTGACCCTGGCGTCGGACCGGGGCCTGCTGCTGATCGGCGACCCGGGCACCGGCAAGAGCTGGCTGGCCGAGCTGCTGGCCGCGGCCGTCTGCCGCAACTCGACCCTGGTGGTCCAGGGCACCGCCGGCACCACCGAGGACCACATCAAGTACTCGTGGAACGTCTCCATGGTCATCGCCCGGGGCCAGTCCCGGGAGTCGATGATCC encodes:
- a CDS encoding VWA domain-containing protein → MTDTPNPADLADANRRQVLYWRLLARLFDPEEQPTLESASMAVVDDLGLPAALLDPAVSVDTVVQRFPAVADELRGLLSPTPDAPAAGDLTDAPTAEAEGDGPPGASGAPGAAEVRRAALVSKLLLNVFATGHGPVDAGQLARWQSDAGWFEQALGLEPGGLRRQGGGDGLGGVLAGLEGDLVRRMHLREVLADPVLASRLTPSMSLIEQLLRDKANLSGVALANAKALIRRFVDEVAEVLRTQVAQTSVGVVDRSVPPKRVYRNLDLDRTIWQNLTNWSPEDERLYVDRLYYRQTARRVTPARLIVVVDQSGSMVDSMVNCTILASIFAGLPKVDVHLIAYDTRALDLTPWVHDPFEVLLRTKLGGGNDGPVAMALARPKIVEPRNTVMVWISDFYEFDRSQPLFDGIEAVHRSGVRFIPVGSVNSSGQQSVNPWFRQRFKDLGTPVISGHIRKLVFELKSFLT